The genomic interval ATGAGTATGCTGCCGGGCGGACGCCCAACCCCTGCATGCGCTGCAACGAGCGGATCAAGTTCGCCGCCCTGCTGGAAAAGGCCATAGCCCTGGGCTTTGACGCCGTCTGCACCGGGCATTACGCCAAGGTCACCAAGGACGCCGATGGCAACCCCGAACTTCACCGGGCCGCGGACTGGGCCAAGGATCAGAGCTACGTCCTGGGTGTCCTGACCCACGAGCAGCTCAAGCACTCCATGTTCCCGCTGGCTGACACGCCCTCCAAGGCTGAGGTGCGGGCCGAGGCCGAGCGCCGTGGACTGTCGGTGGCCAACAAGCCCGACAGCCACGACATCTGCTTCATTCCCGACGGCGACACCGCGGGATGGCTCGCCGAAAAGATCGACATGACCACCGGTGACATTGTGGACGAGACCGGCACGAAGGTGGGCGAGCACCCGGGAGCCAACGCGTTCACCGTGGGACAGCGCCGCGGCCTGAAGCTCGGCACACCCGCAGCGGACGGCAAGCCCAGGTTCGTCCTGGAGATCCGGCCCAAGGAAAACAAGGTAGTGGTGGGGCCCCAGGCGCTGCTGGCCATTGACGAGATCCGCGGCATCAAGGTCTCGTGGGCCGGCCTGCCCATCGCGGAAATCGAAACGGGCGCCGAGTTTGACTGCTATGCCCAGGTCCGCGCCCACGGGGACCCCGTGCCGGCAACTGCGCGAATGCTGCCCGGCGATGGTGCACCCCAGCTGCTGGTCACGTTGACCGATCCGCTGCGCGGTGTGGCACCCGGCCAGACAGTGGTCCTCTACCAGGGCAGCCGCGTCCTGGGCCAGGCCACCATCGACGCTGCCCGGTCGTTGCAGCGCGCGGAGCTCTGAGGCGGAGCAAATTTACCCCCGGTCAGGTAAATTTTGTGTCTCAACTCACAAAAAAGCCGGTTGATGAGTCCGGCGTCTGGTTGAATCTAGGCATCAGGACAGCGCGCTGCCCGCTCAAGCCAAGACACCCATTTGCGGGCGGCGAGCGCGTACTCATCGAACAGAAAGTTCACAGATGACCAAGAGCACTAAAGCCTTGCGCAGCGCAATCGCGCTCGCAGGCGTTTCCGCCTTCGCATTGACGGCCTGCACGGGCCCCTCGGGTGGCGGCGGCGGTGGCAGCACAGCATCGGAGAATGCCAGCAGCGTCATTGCGTACGGCACCACAGACAAAGTCACCGCACTGGATCCCGCGGGCTCGTACGACAACGGTTCGTTCATGGTGATGAACCAGATTTACTCGTTCTTGTTGAACTCCAAACCCGGTGGCGCCGATCCCGTGCCGGACCTGGCCGAATCGTCGTCGTTCACGAAGCCCTCCGAATTCACCGTCAAACTCAAGAGTGACCTCAAATGGGCCAACGGGCACGTGCTGGATTCCAAAGACGTCAAGTTCTCCTTTGATCGCCAGACTGCCATCAACGATCCCAACGGGCCGGCTTCGTTGTTGTCCAACATCGATTCCATCGCCACACCTGATGCCAGCACCGTGGTTTTCACACTGAAGAATGCCAACGACCAGACGTTCCCGCAGATTCTGACCAGCCCGGCCGCCCCGATCGTTGACGATGAAGTCTTCCCGGCAGACAAGCTCCTCAGCGACGAGGAAATTGTCAAGGCCAATGCCTTCCACGGCCAGTACATCATCGACTCCTACAACAAGAACACGTTGGTCAGCCTGAAGGCTTGGCCGGACTACAAGGGAGTGCTTGGCAAGCCCGCCAACGCAGGGGCCACCATCAAGTACTACACCGACCAGACCAACATGAAGTTGGAGGTCAAGGGCGGGCAGATCGACGTTGCCGGCCGCATCCTGAGCGCCACGGACATCGATGACCTCAAGAAGGACTCCAACGTCACGGTCCATCTCGGACCCGGCGGCGAGATGCGGTACATCGTCTTCAACTACGACACCATGCCGTACGGAGCCAAGGCCCCGGAAGCGGACCCGAAGAAGGCGCTTGCCGTCCGTCAGGCGGTTGCTGACCTCATTGACCGCCAGGCCATCTCGGATCAGGTCTACAAGGGCACGTACCTGCCCATGTGGTCCAACGTCCCGTCCGGTTTCGTGGGCGCCAACGAATCGTTCAAGCAGGCCTATGGGGATGGCTCCGGCAAACCCAGCCTGGACAAGGCCAAGAAGGTCATGTCCGACGCCGGCATCTCCGGTCCCGTGACCATCAAACTGCAGTACAACCCGGACCACTACGGCAAGTCATCCGGTGACGAATACGCCATGGTCAAGGACCAGTTGGAGAAGAGCGGGCTGTTCACTGTGGACCTTCAGTCCACCGAGTGGGTCACGTACAACTCGGCGTCGAAGAAAGACAGCTACCCCGTCTTCCAGCTGGGCTGGTTCCCGGACTTCAGCGATGCAGACAACTACCTGACACCCTTCTTCGTGGGCGGTGGCTTCATGAACAACCACTACTCCAACCCTGAGGTCGAATCGCTGATCGCCAAGCAGCTCGTCACGGCTGACAAGGCAGAGCGCGAGAAGACGATCCAGGAGGTCCAGAACCTTCTGGCCAAGGACATCTCCACCCTGCCGTTGCTGCAGGGCGCCCAGGTTGCCGTTTCGGGGACCAAGGTGAAGGGCGTGGACTCGACTCTTGATGCGTCGTTCAAGTTCCGGCTCGGCACCGTTTCCAAGTAACAGCTAAATACATGCGTAGGGGGTGGGGCCGGCCGGTCCTGCCTCCTACGCGT from Pseudarthrobacter sp. SSS035 carries:
- the mnmA gene encoding tRNA 2-thiouridine(34) synthase MnmA encodes the protein MRVLAAMSGGVDSAVAAARAVEAGHDVVGVHLALSRMPGTLRTGSRGCCTIEDSRDAWRACDVLGIPYYVWDFSERFKEDVVQDFIDEYAAGRTPNPCMRCNERIKFAALLEKAIALGFDAVCTGHYAKVTKDADGNPELHRAADWAKDQSYVLGVLTHEQLKHSMFPLADTPSKAEVRAEAERRGLSVANKPDSHDICFIPDGDTAGWLAEKIDMTTGDIVDETGTKVGEHPGANAFTVGQRRGLKLGTPAADGKPRFVLEIRPKENKVVVGPQALLAIDEIRGIKVSWAGLPIAEIETGAEFDCYAQVRAHGDPVPATARMLPGDGAPQLLVTLTDPLRGVAPGQTVVLYQGSRVLGQATIDAARSLQRAEL
- a CDS encoding ABC transporter substrate-binding protein; the protein is MTKSTKALRSAIALAGVSAFALTACTGPSGGGGGGSTASENASSVIAYGTTDKVTALDPAGSYDNGSFMVMNQIYSFLLNSKPGGADPVPDLAESSSFTKPSEFTVKLKSDLKWANGHVLDSKDVKFSFDRQTAINDPNGPASLLSNIDSIATPDASTVVFTLKNANDQTFPQILTSPAAPIVDDEVFPADKLLSDEEIVKANAFHGQYIIDSYNKNTLVSLKAWPDYKGVLGKPANAGATIKYYTDQTNMKLEVKGGQIDVAGRILSATDIDDLKKDSNVTVHLGPGGEMRYIVFNYDTMPYGAKAPEADPKKALAVRQAVADLIDRQAISDQVYKGTYLPMWSNVPSGFVGANESFKQAYGDGSGKPSLDKAKKVMSDAGISGPVTIKLQYNPDHYGKSSGDEYAMVKDQLEKSGLFTVDLQSTEWVTYNSASKKDSYPVFQLGWFPDFSDADNYLTPFFVGGGFMNNHYSNPEVESLIAKQLVTADKAEREKTIQEVQNLLAKDISTLPLLQGAQVAVSGTKVKGVDSTLDASFKFRLGTVSK